TCAAATTCTACAGCCGCTTGTGGACCCCGACTACCTTTATCATACGTAAGGAGTGGGATACTGTCTTTCGACCATTCATGAATAACGTTTTCAATAATATGCCAAGAAGCAAGGGCTTCGTCGGCCGTCGTGAATAGCGTGCTGTCCCCACTAAACGCATCCATCAAAACACGTTCGTAAGCATCTGGATGACCCTCCGTACCTGCAAAGGAGGTATCATAGGAGAAATCCATGTGAACCGTTTTTATCTTATTTGAAAAGCCTGGTTCTTTTGCCTTTAGCTGCAAAGAAATGCCCGCTTGTGGCTGAATTCGCATGGTTAAAATATTATTTTGTGTCCTGTCGTCTTTATGTGAAAATACCACTGTAATATCAACGACATTCTGCTCCAAAGCCTTGCCCGTACGTAGGAGTATAGGTACATTGCGCCATCGTTCGGTATCGATATGGAGTTTTAGCGCAGCATATGTCTCGGTGAGTGAATCGGGGTTATCTACCTCATCAAGGTAGCCGTCGTATTGTCCTCGAAGTGCGAGTGTTTCTACGGCATCGGGTTTAATAGGCGTAATTGAACGAAGCAGTTTTAGTTTTTCTCGGTGAATCGCATCGCTGGTTAGATCGCCGGGCTGATCCATTGTCGTAAGAGCCAGTAGCTGCAGCAAATGTCCTTGAATAAAATCACGTAGTGCGCCCGTTTGCTCGTAAAAAGTACTCCGGCCTTCAATATCGATTTTCTCGGAAGCAGTAATCGTAATACTGCTAATACCCTTATTATCCCAGGCATGCTGAAATAGAGGGTTTTGAAAACGAAAAACAAGAATATTTTGAACCGTTTCTTTGGCCAGATAATGATCGATTCGATAAATTTGTTCTTCTTTAAAATACGTATGCAATTGTTCTATGAGCTCTTCGGCTGACGCAGTATCGTACCCGAAAGGCTTTTCGATCAATAGTCGGCTTAGCTGGCCATGCTGACACGCATGATTAAGGCCACCTTTGCCCAGTTGGTCAATGACCGGACTAAACACCTGGGAGGGAATTGCCAAATAGTACAACCGGCTCATACATAAGCCTACTTCGTTTTCAATTTCATCAAGACGTTTGCCGAGCGCAACATACGCGTCGGTATCTAGTAGATCCATCGAAACGATCTCGAGCGTACCTTTTAACAAATCAAGCGCTGCTTCATCAGCAACTGAATCTTTTTGAGTAATAGACTGACGGATATTCTCGATAACCGTATCCACGGTCGTTCCGCTTCGCGATACGCCAAGGATTTTTAATTTTGAAGGCAATAAACTTTGCGTTGCAAGATAATAAAGCGCTGGCAAAAGTTTACGTTTTGCCAGGTCGCCGGTAATACCGAAAATGACTAATGTTGCCGCATCTAATTTCTTTAGATCACTCATTTTTTATTAATCTCGTGGCCTCCAAAGCCATTACGAAGCGCGGCGAGTAGCTTGGTTGCAAAACTGGTTTCGCCCTTGGTTGATGCAATCCGCCGGTCAAACGACGCTTGCACGACAG
The sequence above is a segment of the Candidatus Saccharimonadales bacterium genome. Coding sequences within it:
- the zwf gene encoding glucose-6-phosphate dehydrogenase; this translates as MSDLKKLDAATLVIFGITGDLAKRKLLPALYYLATQSLLPSKLKILGVSRSGTTVDTVIENIRQSITQKDSVADEAALDLLKGTLEIVSMDLLDTDAYVALGKRLDEIENEVGLCMSRLYYLAIPSQVFSPVIDQLGKGGLNHACQHGQLSRLLIEKPFGYDTASAEELIEQLHTYFKEEQIYRIDHYLAKETVQNILVFRFQNPLFQHAWDNKGISSITITASEKIDIEGRSTFYEQTGALRDFIQGHLLQLLALTTMDQPGDLTSDAIHREKLKLLRSITPIKPDAVETLALRGQYDGYLDEVDNPDSLTETYAALKLHIDTERWRNVPILLRTGKALEQNVVDITVVFSHKDDRTQNNILTMRIQPQAGISLQLKAKEPGFSNKIKTVHMDFSYDTSFAGTEGHPDAYERVLMDAFSGDSTLFTTADEALASWHIIENVIHEWSKDSIPLLTYDKGSRGPQAAVEFEQSR